The following proteins are co-located in the Fodinibius salicampi genome:
- a CDS encoding NAD(P)H-dependent oxidoreductase, with the protein MKEILIINGHPNKNSFNSALVEAYKKGALQSNSQVNEIIIADLDFNPNLEYGYKKKMPLEPDLLEAKEKIAAANHLVWIHPVWWGGFPAILKGFIDRLFLPGFAFRYKEDSIWWEKLLKGKTARIITTIDQPAWYYRFYYGSPSVKSLKKSILQFCGVNPVSVNYIGSIKSSDQKQREKWVDQVYQLGVNQK; encoded by the coding sequence ATGAAAGAGATTCTTATTATCAACGGACATCCCAATAAAAATAGTTTTAATTCTGCATTAGTTGAGGCTTATAAAAAGGGAGCCCTGCAATCGAACTCGCAGGTTAACGAAATTATCATTGCTGATTTAGATTTTAACCCTAACCTGGAATATGGCTACAAAAAAAAGATGCCACTGGAACCGGATTTGCTCGAAGCAAAGGAAAAAATAGCTGCGGCCAATCATTTGGTATGGATTCATCCTGTTTGGTGGGGCGGATTCCCTGCGATCTTAAAAGGGTTTATCGACCGTCTTTTTTTACCTGGTTTTGCGTTTCGTTATAAAGAAGACTCCATTTGGTGGGAAAAGTTATTAAAGGGTAAAACAGCTCGTATTATTACTACTATTGATCAACCTGCTTGGTATTATCGGTTTTATTATGGGAGTCCCAGCGTTAAGTCACTAAAGAAAAGTATCTTACAATTTTGTGGTGTAAATCCAGTATCAGTAAATTATATAGGGAGCATAAAATCATCAGACCAAAAACAGAGAGAAAAGTGGGTGGACCAAGTATATCAATTAGGAGTTAATCAGAAATAA
- a CDS encoding Crp/Fnr family transcriptional regulator yields the protein MHDFLKSLNILTEKEIEQLHNFSTARTLDKGEYFIRENSVCNEIAFINEGILRSYYTNEDAEEITYCITFQNNFMTAYSSLITGKPTPENIQAITDTELLVFQKRDLVDQLTHGSPNWIKLQKHFAEQEYLNLEKRVFSYQKKDAKQRYIDLMETHPRYIQQIPLQYLASYLGITPRHLSRIRQKVTF from the coding sequence ATGCATGACTTTTTAAAATCACTCAACATTTTAACGGAGAAAGAAATAGAGCAACTCCATAACTTTTCTACGGCCAGAACTCTCGATAAAGGAGAATACTTTATCCGGGAAAATAGTGTTTGTAATGAAATAGCTTTTATCAATGAGGGAATACTGCGTTCCTACTACACCAATGAAGACGCCGAGGAGATAACTTATTGTATTACATTCCAAAATAACTTTATGACTGCTTATTCCTCTTTAATTACTGGAAAACCCACTCCTGAAAATATACAAGCTATTACAGATACTGAGCTGCTCGTTTTTCAAAAACGTGATCTTGTGGACCAGTTAACCCATGGCAGTCCTAACTGGATAAAGCTCCAAAAACATTTTGCCGAACAGGAATATCTAAATTTAGAAAAAAGGGTATTCTCTTATCAAAAAAAAGATGCAAAACAAAGATATATTGATCTCATGGAAACTCATCCAAGATATATCCAACAAATCCCTTTGCAATACCTTGCTTCATATTTGGGAATAACGCCCCGACATCTGAGTAGAATCAGACAGAAAGTCACTTTCTAG
- a CDS encoding DUF72 domain-containing protein, with translation MKFGRVDNPGTIDFSLPKDHPDTTNLLSDSKNDENLNVYVGCAKWNKKDLKNFYPKGVGDELTYYAKQFNSVELNATFYNTFGEDQISQWYEKVPEGFKFFPKVNRYISHLKWLNDIEEATDNFYDSIVHFKEKLGTTFLQLRGKFQPKFFDRVANFVEYWPEGVPLAIEFRHTDWFNDPEVAEELYELLEENNVANIITDTAARRDLLHMRLTNNEAFVRYVGANHPTDVSRLDDWADRLKKWNDEGLQKIHFFVHQNKERKSPQLAAHFIKQLNSVLQTDLNIPEMPEGMQKDLF, from the coding sequence ATGAAATTTGGACGCGTAGATAATCCCGGGACAATAGACTTTTCCCTTCCAAAAGACCATCCCGACACTACCAACCTATTGTCTGATTCTAAAAATGATGAAAACCTGAACGTTTATGTAGGATGTGCAAAGTGGAATAAAAAAGACCTCAAAAATTTCTATCCGAAAGGAGTAGGCGACGAACTCACATACTACGCCAAACAGTTTAATTCGGTTGAGCTGAATGCTACATTCTATAATACTTTTGGCGAGGATCAAATATCACAATGGTATGAAAAGGTCCCGGAAGGATTTAAGTTCTTTCCAAAAGTCAATCGCTATATCAGTCATCTCAAGTGGCTAAATGATATCGAGGAGGCAACCGATAACTTTTATGATAGTATTGTACACTTTAAAGAAAAACTGGGAACGACTTTTCTGCAGCTTCGTGGAAAGTTTCAACCTAAGTTTTTCGACCGGGTAGCTAATTTTGTTGAATATTGGCCGGAAGGAGTGCCTCTGGCTATAGAATTCCGCCATACCGATTGGTTTAATGATCCCGAAGTTGCGGAAGAACTCTATGAGCTGTTGGAAGAGAATAATGTTGCCAATATAATTACGGATACCGCGGCGCGCCGTGACTTGTTGCATATGCGACTTACGAATAACGAAGCGTTTGTTCGGTATGTGGGCGCAAATCATCCTACGGACGTCAGTCGGCTGGATGATTGGGCAGATCGCCTAAAAAAGTGGAATGATGAAGGATTACAGAAGATTCACTTTTTTGTACATCAGAATAAAGAGCGAAAATCTCCACAGCTGGCGGCGCATTTTATCAAGCAGTTAAACAGTGTTCTTCAGACGGATTTGAATATTCCGGAAATGCCAGAAGGTATGCAGAAAGACTTGTTCTAA
- the trhA gene encoding PAQR family membrane homeostasis protein TrhA codes for MTYNIEKIKRYIREPVNSLTHGLGAVAAIIGLILLLHEAISRGSVSHIIAFSMFGLSMVLLYTSSTLFHALPVKEKTLKVFQKLDHIMIYVLIAGTYTPICLLVLEGSWKWGLFATVWGLAIIGIIKKFLWMEAPRWLSTSFYLGMGWLAVITFPTLIAKLPLAFLIWIAIGGLAYTLGAIIYGIQKPNPIPEWFGHHEIWHLFVLAGTFSHFWAIYSYLPGYLG; via the coding sequence ATGACATACAACATTGAAAAAATAAAACGCTATATCCGGGAACCGGTTAACAGCCTGACTCACGGCCTTGGTGCCGTTGCGGCTATTATCGGACTTATCCTGTTACTCCATGAGGCGATAAGCCGCGGTTCAGTAAGCCATATCATTGCTTTCTCAATGTTTGGGCTTAGTATGGTCCTCCTCTATACCTCCAGCACGCTTTTTCACGCCCTCCCCGTAAAAGAGAAAACACTGAAGGTTTTCCAGAAGCTGGATCACATCATGATCTACGTGCTCATTGCCGGGACCTATACGCCCATCTGCCTGCTGGTACTTGAGGGTAGCTGGAAATGGGGGCTCTTTGCAACGGTATGGGGACTGGCTATCATTGGCATTATCAAGAAATTTCTATGGATGGAAGCCCCCCGATGGCTATCCACCTCTTTTTATTTGGGCATGGGATGGCTGGCCGTCATCACTTTCCCCACGCTTATTGCAAAACTCCCACTGGCCTTTCTAATATGGATCGCCATTGGTGGACTTGCATACACCCTTGGCGCCATTATTTACGGTATTCAAAAACCAAATCCCATCCCGGAATGGTTTGGTCATCACGAAATCTGGCACCTGTTTGTATTGGCCGGTACATTTTCGCACTTCTGGGCTATCTATAGCTATCTTCCCGGCTATTTAGGGTAA
- a CDS encoding RNA polymerase sigma-70 factor encodes MENPAELFEQYRPELFRLAYSMLGRIAPAKDAVQEAFLRWQKQDPDQIHSHRAYLSRIVSNLCLDELKSAQNRREQYIGPNLPEPLVSSEEENPQNQIELSESLSMALLFTLEQLSPVQRAVFLLREVFDYDYASIAEVIDKTESHCRKIAQRSRDQVKANRPTLEKSNPKQHELVTAFIEAVQKGNISEIESMLAEEAILYSDGGGKVTAARKPIYGANKIARFMVGIQKHKEEGQTVDIIFRGINREPGMMIYLDDKLFNVWSFHIKNGIIQNIFVVLNPDKLQHLPKKIEK; translated from the coding sequence ATGGAGAATCCCGCCGAGCTATTCGAGCAATATCGACCTGAACTTTTCAGATTGGCGTACAGTATGTTGGGGCGCATTGCACCGGCCAAAGATGCGGTGCAGGAGGCCTTTTTACGCTGGCAAAAACAGGATCCGGATCAAATCCACTCGCACAGGGCCTATCTGTCCAGGATCGTAAGTAATTTATGTCTGGATGAGTTAAAATCTGCCCAAAACCGAAGGGAACAATATATCGGTCCCAACCTGCCAGAGCCTTTGGTATCATCAGAAGAGGAAAACCCCCAAAACCAGATTGAACTTTCAGAATCGCTCTCCATGGCTCTGCTCTTTACGTTGGAACAACTCAGCCCGGTTCAGCGAGCGGTGTTTCTGCTCCGGGAAGTTTTTGATTACGATTATGCCTCCATCGCTGAAGTAATTGATAAAACAGAATCACATTGCAGAAAAATTGCCCAGCGTTCACGTGATCAGGTAAAAGCAAACAGGCCCACCCTCGAAAAATCTAACCCAAAACAGCACGAACTGGTAACGGCTTTTATAGAAGCAGTACAAAAGGGAAATATATCAGAAATTGAGAGCATGTTGGCAGAGGAGGCCATCCTGTATTCTGACGGAGGCGGCAAGGTAACAGCAGCGCGTAAGCCGATATACGGAGCTAATAAAATTGCCCGGTTCATGGTTGGCATACAGAAACATAAAGAAGAAGGACAAACAGTAGATATCATTTTCAGAGGTATCAACAGAGAGCCGGGTATGATGATCTATCTCGACGATAAACTTTTCAATGTATGGTCCTTTCATATCAAAAACGGCATCATTCAGAACATTTTTGTGGTGTTAAATCCGGATAAACTCCAACATTTACCCAAAAAGATTGAGAAATAG
- a CDS encoding cytochrome-c peroxidase has protein sequence MFNKVRYGLLLLLIALVSGCTDITNIDDDGESSSNGLDSRLQKLAGQMGTDNLQSIKEPPEAKAELGRMLYHDKLLSGTKDVSCATCHNLKHQTTDGQSLSIGVDGQGEGPDRIMADANARNPRNATIVINRGLPEYHAILSDSRIAKTKSGFISPLGDDLPEGLDNMLAVQALTPVIDRGEMLGEQGSEDVFGEPNEIAMVEDDNSPEVWRRLMLRLMEIPEYVQLFKEAYPNVPEEELSFVHAANALAAFQISALTFTDSPWDQYLEGNQEALSRKAKRGGLLFFGKAKCAQCHNGPLLSDQEHHNIAVPQIGPGKGEAAPLDLGRYHVTNQEIDQFKFRTPPLRNVAITGPWMHNGAYTNLKDAIKHHLDPEHALTNYDVTQLAPDIQETYLGSDDIKSKLLETLDPALITPTRLTEKEVNEITAFLNSLTTPEAQNLSSVIPDSVPSGLPVDD, from the coding sequence ATGTTTAATAAAGTTAGGTATGGACTGCTATTATTACTTATAGCTCTGGTTTCTGGCTGTACAGATATTACTAATATTGATGATGATGGAGAATCATCAAGTAACGGCCTTGACAGCCGTTTACAGAAACTTGCTGGCCAGATGGGAACTGACAATTTACAATCGATAAAAGAACCACCAGAGGCCAAGGCAGAGCTGGGGCGCATGCTCTATCATGACAAATTACTAAGCGGAACCAAAGATGTTTCCTGCGCCACCTGCCACAACCTAAAGCATCAAACAACGGATGGTCAATCCTTATCTATAGGAGTAGACGGGCAGGGAGAAGGGCCTGATCGCATTATGGCGGATGCAAATGCGCGAAATCCCCGCAATGCAACTATTGTCATTAATCGGGGACTTCCGGAATATCATGCTATTTTATCTGATAGTCGAATTGCCAAAACGAAATCAGGGTTTATTTCCCCGTTGGGAGACGATTTGCCGGAAGGGTTAGATAACATGCTGGCCGTACAAGCGCTAACGCCGGTAATCGATCGGGGTGAAATGCTTGGAGAGCAAGGAAGTGAAGATGTTTTTGGTGAACCCAATGAGATAGCCATGGTAGAAGATGATAACTCTCCGGAAGTATGGCGCCGCCTGATGCTGCGACTAATGGAAATTCCCGAATATGTACAACTGTTTAAGGAAGCCTATCCGAATGTCCCTGAAGAAGAACTGAGTTTTGTTCATGCAGCTAATGCACTTGCTGCCTTCCAGATTTCGGCATTGACTTTCACTGACAGTCCGTGGGATCAATACCTTGAGGGCAACCAAGAAGCACTCAGCCGAAAAGCTAAAAGGGGAGGTCTCTTATTTTTTGGAAAGGCTAAATGTGCTCAGTGTCATAATGGGCCTCTTTTGAGTGATCAGGAACATCATAATATTGCGGTACCCCAAATAGGTCCTGGCAAAGGAGAGGCGGCTCCTTTAGACCTGGGAAGATATCATGTAACAAATCAGGAAATCGATCAGTTTAAGTTTCGAACACCTCCGCTCCGAAACGTTGCTATAACGGGTCCATGGATGCATAATGGAGCATACACCAACCTTAAGGATGCTATAAAACATCATTTGGATCCCGAGCATGCGCTAACCAATTATGATGTTACTCAATTAGCACCTGATATTCAGGAAACTTACCTTGGGAGTGACGATATTAAATCGAAGCTATTGGAAACTCTTGACCCTGCCCTTATCACTCCCACTCGGCTTACAGAGAAAGAAGTAAACGAAATTACAGCGTTTTTAAACTCTCTGACAACTCCCGAAGCCCAAAATTTATCAAGCGTTATTCCTGATTCCGTTCCCAGTGGATTGCCGGTGGATGATTAA
- a CDS encoding fasciclin domain-containing protein, with the protein MKKLLKLITTTSLILAFAITLNPQALNAQDQGTQGDTVVEVVEGTEAASDFADLLSESGFANVLQEQGPYTVIAPSNEALEASGTNVDELKQNPQKVQGLVQGHLYQGDLPSDKVESMLDVSVEKSDNSASNGTVHVVDQVVKKKGGQQQ; encoded by the coding sequence ATGAAAAAACTACTAAAATTAATCACCACAACGTCGTTAATTTTAGCTTTCGCGATAACCCTTAACCCCCAGGCACTAAATGCCCAGGATCAGGGCACCCAGGGAGATACCGTGGTAGAAGTCGTGGAAGGTACCGAGGCGGCATCTGATTTTGCTGACCTACTCAGCGAGTCTGGTTTTGCCAATGTACTACAAGAGCAGGGGCCATATACCGTCATAGCCCCCAGTAACGAGGCCTTGGAAGCATCCGGAACCAATGTGGATGAGTTGAAGCAAAACCCCCAAAAAGTTCAAGGACTTGTTCAAGGTCATCTCTACCAGGGAGACCTTCCCTCCGATAAAGTTGAATCAATGCTGGATGTAAGTGTTGAAAAATCTGATAATTCTGCTTCGAATGGTACCGTTCATGTGGTAGACCAAGTAGTAAAGAAGAAAGGAGGACAGCAACAATAA
- a CDS encoding Crp/Fnr family transcriptional regulator, whose product MNILDHKNRTLSIRHFVDLIKAITTLPEEQEEKFIDLISIKHIEAGENFIRAGQSPRTIGFVTKGLFRYFYTSEQGSEFTKGFFNKGMVISSYDAILENSPSHYTIQALEESIVEVVPYDRFQQLFLESPCWNEFLVALLQKGYLAKVTREREFLLLDAEQRYQTFLKRYPDLESRVKQHIIASYLGIAPESLSRIRKKLIR is encoded by the coding sequence ATGAACATTTTAGATCATAAAAATCGAACCCTTAGCATCCGTCACTTTGTAGATTTAATTAAAGCCATAACTACACTCCCCGAAGAACAGGAAGAAAAGTTTATTGACCTGATCTCTATAAAACATATTGAGGCTGGAGAGAATTTTATTCGCGCTGGTCAATCTCCGCGGACGATTGGCTTTGTAACAAAAGGGCTGTTCCGGTACTTTTACACTTCCGAACAGGGATCAGAATTTACCAAAGGATTTTTCAACAAAGGTATGGTAATAAGCTCCTACGATGCTATTCTTGAAAACAGTCCATCCCATTATACCATTCAAGCCCTGGAAGAGTCAATCGTTGAAGTAGTCCCTTATGACCGATTTCAACAGCTGTTTTTGGAAAGTCCCTGCTGGAATGAATTTTTAGTAGCGCTCCTCCAAAAGGGATACTTGGCAAAAGTAACCCGGGAGCGCGAATTTTTATTGCTGGATGCGGAACAGCGGTATCAGACTTTTCTAAAGCGCTATCCCGACCTGGAATCAAGAGTCAAACAGCATATTATAGCTTCCTATCTGGGCATTGCTCCGGAATCACTCAGTCGTATCCGAAAAAAACTGATCCGTTAA
- a CDS encoding Gfo/Idh/MocA family protein: MSDNISRKQFLKQAGSALAVASIGFPSIIIPNKKDKLGVALVGLGSYSTGRLAPGLQQTEHCELRGIVTGSPSKIPTWQKKYDIPDANVYNYETMHEVANNDDIDIIYVVVPTGLHAKYSIIGAEAGKHVWCEKPMAMNVQECQSIIDAANKNGVSLSIGYRMQHEPNTKTIIEWGKEEKYGAITGVQTGAGYSGSHPEGNWRRDAELGGGALYDMGVYPINGARYSTGTMEPIAVRGRQWSERKEMYDEVDEFTEFELEFPGGVIADGETSFGKSMNYLEVNCTDGWYKLEPFQSYSGVQGVTSDGKELPPDPNHQQARQMDNEALAIKEGRDPIVPGSEGLKDIRIVQAIMESSEKDRAWIDL; this comes from the coding sequence ATGTCTGATAACATTTCCAGAAAGCAGTTTCTCAAGCAAGCCGGATCCGCCTTAGCAGTTGCTTCCATAGGATTCCCTTCCATTATTATTCCAAACAAAAAAGATAAGCTTGGCGTAGCGCTGGTAGGATTGGGCAGTTACAGTACTGGCCGGCTGGCCCCTGGCCTACAGCAAACGGAACACTGCGAGTTACGCGGAATTGTTACCGGATCACCTTCCAAAATTCCTACATGGCAAAAGAAATACGATATCCCCGATGCCAATGTCTATAATTATGAAACCATGCATGAAGTTGCCAATAACGACGACATTGATATAATATATGTGGTTGTTCCAACCGGACTGCATGCTAAGTATTCTATCATCGGGGCAGAGGCTGGTAAGCACGTCTGGTGTGAAAAACCGATGGCCATGAATGTGCAAGAGTGCCAGTCGATTATCGACGCCGCCAATAAGAATGGTGTTTCTCTTTCTATTGGCTACCGGATGCAGCATGAACCGAATACAAAGACAATCATAGAGTGGGGTAAAGAAGAGAAATATGGAGCTATAACCGGAGTACAGACCGGAGCTGGATACAGCGGAAGTCACCCAGAAGGAAACTGGCGACGGGATGCTGAGCTCGGAGGCGGAGCTTTGTACGATATGGGAGTATATCCCATTAATGGAGCCCGGTATTCAACCGGTACGATGGAACCCATTGCTGTTCGGGGTAGACAATGGTCCGAGCGTAAGGAAATGTATGATGAAGTCGATGAGTTTACAGAATTTGAACTGGAATTCCCGGGAGGAGTTATTGCAGACGGAGAAACAAGTTTCGGAAAATCTATGAACTATCTGGAAGTAAATTGTACGGACGGCTGGTATAAGTTGGAACCGTTTCAATCGTATAGCGGCGTGCAAGGCGTTACAAGTGATGGCAAAGAATTGCCGCCAGACCCGAATCACCAGCAGGCCCGGCAAATGGATAATGAAGCGCTTGCTATAAAAGAAGGCCGGGATCCTATTGTACCGGGATCAGAAGGCTTAAAGGACATCAGGATTGTGCAGGCTATTATGGAATCTTCTGAAAAAGATCGAGCCTGGATAGATCTGTAA